One Pararge aegeria chromosome 4, ilParAegt1.1, whole genome shotgun sequence DNA segment encodes these proteins:
- the LOC120623391 gene encoding elongation factor 1-alpha 2 — MGKEKTHINIVVIGHVDSGKSTTTGHLIYKCGGIDKRTIEKFEKEAQEMGKGSFKYAWVLDKLKAERERGITIDIALWKFETAKYYVTIIDAPGHRDFIKNMITGTSQADCAVLIVAAGTGEFEAGISKNGQTREHALLAFTLGVKQLVVGVNKMDSTEPPYHEARYEEIKKEVSSYIKKIGYNPATVAFVPISGWHGDNMLEPSDKMPWFKGWTIDRKEGKVEGKCLIEALDAIQPPSRPTEKPLRLPLQDVYKIGGIGTVPVGRVETGILKPGMVVVFAPAAITTEVKSVEMHHEALQEAMPGDNVGFNVKNVSVKELRRGYVAGDSKNSPPKGAADFTAQVIVLNHPGQISNGYTPVLDCHTAHIACKFAEIKAKCDRRTGKTTEVEPKSIKSGDAAIVTLVPTKALCVESFQEFPPLGRFAVRDMRQTVAVGVIKSVTFKEVTTGKITKAAEKAQKKK, encoded by the exons ATGGGTAAGGAAAAGACTCACATCAACATCGTTGTCATCGGCCATGTGGACTCCGGAAAATCCACCACCACCGGCCATCTCATCTACAAATGCGGTGGTATCGACAAGCGTACCATCGAGAAGTTCGAGAAGGAGGCCCAGGAGATGGGCAAGGGATCTTTTAAATATGCCTGG gTATTGGATAAGCTGAAAGCTGAACGAGAGCGTGGTATCACCATCGACATCGCTCTGTGGAAATTTGAGACTGCTAAGTACTACGTCACCATCATCGATGCACCAGGGCACAGAGATTTTATCAAGAACATGATTACCGGAACTTCTCAG GCCGATTGTGCTGTTCTTATTGTTGCTGCTGGTACCGGCGAGTTTGAAGCCGGCATCAGTAAGAACGGCCAAACCCGCGAGCACGCCCTCTTGGCGTTCACTCTGGGCGTAAAGCAGCTAGTGGTGGGCGTTAATAAAATGGATTCAACCGAGCCCCCCTACCACGAGGCACGTTATGAGGAAATCAAAAAGGAGGTGTCTTCTTACATCAAGAAGATCG GTTACAACCCGGCCACCGTGGCGTTCGTGCCCATCTCGGGCTGGCACGGCGACAATATGCTGGAGCCTTCTGACAAGATGCCGTGGTTCAAGGGGTGGACCATCGACCGCAAGGAAGGCAAGGTTGAGGGCAAGTGCCTAATCGAG GCTCTAGATGCCATCCAGCCTCCGTCCCGGCCCACCGAGAAGCCACTTCGCCTGCCCCTGCAGGACGTATACAAGATCGGCGGCATCGGCACCGTGCCCGTCGGCCGAGTCGAGACTGGGATTCTCAAACCCG GTATGGTGGTGGTTTTCGCGCCGGCCGCCATCACCACTGAGGTAAAGTCTGTTGAGATGCACCACGAGGCTCTGCAGGAGGCCATGCCCGGAGACAACGTTGGCTTTAACGTTAAG AACGTATCGGTGAAAGAGTTGCGTCGCGGCTACGTGGCCGGTGACTCGAAGAACAGCCCCCCGAAAGGCGCTGCTGACTTCACCGCGCAG GTGATCGTGCTCAACCACCCAGGGCAGATCAGCAACGGCTACACTCCGGTGCTGGATTGCCACACTGCTCACATTGCTTGCAAATTTGCCGAAATTAAGGCGAAGTGCGACCGCCGTACCG GCAAGACCACCGAGGTGGAGCCGAAGTCGATTAAGTCGGGCGACGCAGCGATTGTGACCCTGGTGCCGACAAAGGCACTGTGCGTCGAGTCGTTCCAGGAGTTCCCGCCTCTAGGACGCTTCGCTGTGCGCGACATGCGCCAGACAGTCGCCGTCGGCGTCATCAAG AGCGTAACCTTCAAGGAGGTTACTACAGGCAAAATCACCAAGGCTGCCGAGAAGGCCcagaagaaaaaataa
- the LOC120637835 gene encoding glutamine--fructose-6-phosphate aminotransferase [isomerizing] 1-like, with translation MCGIFAYINHLTPKTRREILELLVNGLKRLEYRGYDSAGVAIDAADLKDIAVLKKSGKVAALEELLQEQGAELSVEDSVESHCGIAHTRWATHGEPSAVNSHPQRSGEDNSFVVIHNGIITNYKEVKTFLENKGYIFESQTDTEAIAKLVDHIYGQHKDYSFQELVEQVIQQLEGAFALCFKSRYFPNECVATRRGSPLLVGIKTRRRLSSDHVPIMYTNNKATRGVVPSVPRVNSHAHFEPEEERDVEYFFASDASAVIEHTNRVLYFEDDDVAHVKDGVLSIHRMSGSSTDPHQREIFTLKLELQQIMKGNYEYFMQKEIFEQSESIVNTMRGRLNFANGTVTLGGITDYIPEIKRCRRLMLIGCGTSYHSAVATRQLLEELTELPVMVELASDFLDRNTPVFRDDVCFFISQSGETADTLMALRYCKRHGALIVGITNTVGSSICRESHCGVHINAGPEIGVASTKAYTSQFVSLVMFALVISEDRISLQKRRADIIEGLHELDGKIRQVLALDDKVKALAEDLYHQRSLLIMGRGYNFSTCLEGALKVKELTYMHSEGIMAGELKHGPLALIDDSMPVMMIVMRDPVYIKCMNALQQVNARQGRPIVVCEEGDTETMTLASRVLEVPKTVDCLQGVLTVIPMQLLAYHIAVLRGCNVDCPRNLAKSVTVE, from the coding sequence ATGTGTGGAATTTTTGCATACATTAATCACCTGACGCCTAAGACCCGGCGAGAAATCTTGGAGTTACTTGTGAATGGATTGAAACGTTTGGAATACCGTGGATACGACTCTGCGGGTGTAGCTATCGATGCTGCCGACCTTAAGGATATTGCTGTATTGAAAAAAAGTGGTAAAGTTGCCGCACTCGAAGAGCTCCTACAGGAACAAGGTGCCGAATTATCTGTTGAAGATTCCGTGGAATCCCATTGCGGTATTGCTCATACCCGTTGGGCAACGCACGGGGAACCCAGCGCAGTGAACTCGCATCCGCAGCGCTCTGGAGAAGACAACTCATTTGTTGTGATACATAATGGAATCATTACAAATTATAAGGAAGTCAAAACCTTCCTTGAGAACAAGGGCTATATTTTTGAATCCCAAACTGATACAGAGGCTATTGCTAAGTTGGTTGACCATATCTATGGCCAACACAAGGACTACAGCTTCCAGGAGCTTGTAGAGCAGGTAATTCAACAACTAGAAGGAGCTTTTGCTTTGTGCTTCAAATCACGTTACTTCCCTAATGAATGTGTAGCCACCAGACGTGGTAGTCCTTTGCTTGTAGGAATCAAAACAAGACGTCGTCTTTCCAGCGACCATGTGCCTATCATGTACACTAACAACAAGGCTACCAGGGGAGTAGTGCCGTCTGTGCCACGTGTTAACAGTCATGCTCACTTTGAGCCTGAAGAAGAAAGAGATGTTGAATACTTCTTTGCCTCTGATGCCTCTGCTGTTATTGAACACACAAACAGAGTGCTGTAttttgaagatgatgatgtagCACATGTTAAAGATGGAGTTCTCAGCATTCATCGTATGTCGGGCAGTAGCACAGATCCTCATCAGAGAGAAATCTTCACACTGAAACTGGAATTACAACAGATAATGAAAGGAAACTATGAATATTTCATGCAGAAAGAAATCTTCGAGCAATCTGAGTCCATTGTAAACACTATGAGAGGTCGTCTCAATTTTGCTAATGGTACTGTGACACTTGGTGGCATTACTGATTATATACCTGAGATTAAACGTTGCAGAAGATTGATGCTAATTGGATGTGGTACAAGTTACCATAGTGCAGTAGCTACACGCCAGCTACTAGAAGAGTTAACAGAACTGCCTGTGATGGTGGAACTGGCTTCAGATTTCTTGGACCGAAACACACCTGTATTCCGTGATGATGTATGCTTCTTTATTTCCCAATCAGGTGAGACTGCTGATACTCTTATGGCACTTCGTTATTGTAAACGTCATGGTGCATTGATTGTTGGTATCACTAACACTGTTGGTAGTTCCATTTGTCGTGAATCACACTGTGGGGTGCATATCAATGCTGGACCTGAAATTGGTGTTGCCTCCACAAAAGCATATACATCACAGTTTGTATCGCTTGTTATGTTTGCATTGGTGATCAGTGAAGACCGAATCTCATTACAAAAGCGTAGAGCTGATATTATTGAAGGGCTCCATGAATTGGACGGTAAAATTCGTCAAGTGTTGGCATTAGACGATAAAGTAAAGGCTTTGGCAGAAGATCTGTACCATCAGCGTTCATTGTTAATTATGGGTCGTGGTTACAACTTTTCTACTTGTTTAGAAGGAGCTCTAAAAGTAAAGGAATTGACATACATGCACAGTGAAGGCATTATGGCAGGAGAGTTGAAGCATGGCCCACTCGCGCTTATTGATGACTCCATGCCAGTAATGATGATAGTAATGCGTGACCCTGTTTACATAAAGTGCATGAATGCGCTTCAGCAGGTGAATGCCCGCCAAGGCCGTCCGATTGTTGTTTGCGAGGAAGGAGACACTGAAACTATGACCCTCGCGTCTCGCGTCTTAGAAGTTCCAAAAACTGTGGATTGCTTACAGGGAGTTCTCACTGTTATTCCCATGCAACTTTTAGCGTATCACATTGCTGTCTTACGCGGTTGTAATGTTGATTGTCCTAGAAATCTCGCTAAATCTGTTACTGTTGAATGA